CGTCGACGAGATGAAACAGATCGTCCTCGACTTCTGCAAGCCGCCGCGAACCTCCCACATGATCACCATCGACAAGAACGGCATCCCGACCGGCCGGACGCTCGGCGCGACGCTCAACCCGGATATGACGATCGACATCATCACCATCACCGATCTCGGCTTTAAGCGCATCGATCAGGTGCGGCGCAATCCGGGCGTGCTCTTCATCTGGTGGGAGCGCGGCGTCGACCAGGGGCCGGTGCCGCGCGTCGTCTTCGCCAAGTGCACCGCCGAAGTGCTTACTGGCGACCCCGTTCTCGAGTGGTACGACAAGCAGGTTGCTGCCGGCCGCAAATTCGAAGGCACCACGCGCGAGCAGGCCGCCGAGAAGTGGGCGCTTATCCGCGCCAAGGTGAAGCAGTTCCGCGCCGAAGGCTTTACGCGGGAGGGCGAGCAGCTGGAGCGGCATGAGATCCGCTACGGCTTGACGTGGAAGCCCTAGGCGCTGCCGCGGAAGCCGCCATGGTGCCTGACTGGATCGTCGCCGGCGCCGGCCACAACGGCCTGACTGCCGCCTGTTACCTCGCGAAGGCGGGCGAGCGCGTTCTGGCGCTCGATCAAGCCGATGTCGCCGGCGGCGGCGCCTCGACGCGCGAATGGACGCTCCCGGGCTACAAGCACAACCTGCACGCGATGCGGGTGCGCGGCCTCACAGTCGGCCCCGTCTACGAAGAGCTCGAGCTGGCGCGCTACGGCGTCGAGCTTGTGCTTCGGGACGAGTTCAGCGCCCACGTCTTCGACGACGGCCGGGCGATCGTGCGCTACGTCGATCTTGAGCGCACAGTGCGCGACATGGCGCGCTTCTCGGCCCGGGATGCCAAGGCGTATCGCGACCTCTTCTTCGAGACCCAGGACCTGCGCGAGTCCGCGCGCCGCCGCCGGGCCGGCTGGCCGGCGCCTCCCAGCGGTCCGCCGCCGATCGACCCCGACCGGCCGCTCTCGGCGACACTCAACCGCTGGTATCACAGCTCACTCCTTCAGGTCGTCCGCGAGGTGTTTGAGGACGAGCACGTTCAGGTCTTCATGCGCGGCAGCGCCCAAGCGGTCTCCTATCCCGCCGACGTTCCTCTCACCGGTCTCGACCTTGTGCTCGGCATCATGGCGATTCACTCTTCCCCGCTGCATCTCATTCGGGGCGGCTCGGCGATGGTTGCGCGCGCTCTCGAACGCATCCTCAGCGAGCATGGGGGCGCAGTGCGGACCAATGCTCGTGTCCGCGAGATCGTGGTCGAGGGGGGCCGGGCGGTCGGCGTTCGGCTTGAGACGGGCGAGGAGATCCGCGCCGCGAAAGGCGTCATCGCCGGCTTCGGGCATAAGGTGCTGCTTGAGACCGTCGACCATGCCCTCCTCCCGGATGACTTCGTCCGCCCGATCGAACGGTTTCGCGGCGAGGAGATCGTCCTTTTCGCCGTCCACGGGGCGGTCGAAGGGCCGGTCCACTACCATGCCGCGGCAGATAACCCGGACGTCGACCGCTGTCTCGATGTCACCTTCGGGCTGAACAGCCTGCTCGATCTGGTCAAGCAGTACAACGACTGCCGCGAAGGCGCGCTCCCCCGCGTGCTCGGCGGGTTCTGCGATATTCCCTCGGTCTGGGACCCGAGCTACGCCCCGCCCGGCGGACATGTCATCGACATCGGCATCAATGTCCCCTACCGCCTTGCTGGGGGACCAGAGCGCTGGGACGAGGTGGCCGCCGATCTCGGCGCCCGCTTGGTCGACAGCTGGCTCCGCTATGTCGATCTGCCGAAGTCGCGGATCCTAAAGACATTCCCCTACAGCCCGCTCGATATCGTGCGCGGCAATCCCAGCTTCTTCGAGGCGTCGCCAATCCAAGGGTCGGTGCTCCCCGACCAAATGGGGATCTTTCGGCCGGCCTACGGCTGGGCAGAGTACGCGACGCCGATCGCGGGACTGTACGTTGCCGGCTCGACGGCCCATCCGATGGGCGGCATCAGCGGCATCCCCGGTCGCCACTGCGCGACGCGCATCGCTCGCGACTACGGCATCCCAGCTTGGTGGCCGTCCTTTCTGGTACCATAGCAGCTATGCAGCGCAAATCGGCCCGCCCGCGCACCGCCAAGAACGCGCCGCTCACCGCTTGGGACCACGTTCAGCTTGCCCGCCATCCGGCGCGCCCGTATACCCTTGATTATGTCAAATACTGTTTCCGCGATTTCGTCGAGCTGCGCGGCGACCGGCTGTTTCGTGACGACCGGGCGATTGTCGGCGGCCTTGCCAAGCGCGGCGAGCGGACCGTCGTCGTGATCGGCCACCAGAAGGGGCGCACCGCCGCCGAGAATGTCGAGCGCAATTTCGGCATGCCCCAGCCGGAAGGCTTTCGCAAGGCGCTGCGCTTGATGAGGCTGGGCGAGAAGTTCGGCGTTCCGGTGATCACCTTCATCGACACGCCGGGCGCCAGCCCGGATAAGGAGGCCGAGGAGCGCGGGCAAGCGAAGGCAATCGCCGACAATTTGCTGGCAATGGCCAGCCTGCGCGTGCCGCTCATCGGCGTCGTCATCGGCGAGGGAAACAGCGGCGGCGCGCTTGCTATCGGTCTCGTTGACCGGCTCTTGATGCTTGAGCATGCCTATTTTTCTGTCGTCTCCCCGGAGGGGTGCGCCTCGATCCTCTGGCGTGACCCGAAATATGCGCCGGACGCTGCCGAGGCGATGCGGATCACGGCGCGTGACTTGCTCGATCTTGGGCTGATCGACGAAGTGATCCCCGAGCCGGGCAATGGCGCCCACGCCGACCCCGCGGCGGCAGCGCGTGCGGTCGGGCAAGCGCTCGACCGGCATCTCGCCGAACTGACTGCCCGCCCAATCGAAGCGTTGCTCGAAGCGCGCTACGCGCGCTACCGCGCTTTTGGGGTCGTCCTCGACCCCGCGTCGGTGGCGATGGGCGTCTAGCCCATGGAGACGGACGAGATCGCCGCGTCTCCAGCGGCGCAGACGCCGCCTGAACCGGCTTCCGCTGAGGAAGAACAGCTGATCCTTGCCAGCCAAGCCGGCGATATTCAGGCCTTCAACCAGCTGATCGAACGCTATCAGACGCAGGTCTACAACCTGTGCCGCCGAATGCTCGGCGACCCCGAACTTGCTGCCGATGCTACCCAAGAGACGTTTCTGAACGCGTTTGAGCACATTGGCCGTTTCCGCGGCGGAACGTTGAAGACGTGGCTGCTCCGCATTGCCGCGAACGCCTGTTATGACGTAATGCGCCATCGGAAGCGGCGCCCCGCGACGTCGCTCGATGAGATCCTCGATGACGAAGACGACCCGAAAGACTTCGCAGGGAACGGCGAGCTGCCGGAGCAGTTCGCCTTGCGCCGTGAACTGCGCCAGCTGCTCCTCCGTGCCTTGAACCAGCTGCCGCCCGAGCAGCGGATGGTGGTCATCCTGAGCGACATCCAAGGGCTCAGTTACGATGAGATTGCCGAAGTGACCCGCGCTGAACTGGGAACGGTGAAGTCGCGGCTGTCGCGCGCGCGCGCCAAGCTGCGCGACTTTCTTGAGCGCCACCGGGAACTTTTACCCCGGGACTATCGTCAACAAGAGTAAGGCGGCAGCGCCACTCCGGCGTGGCCGATGAGGCATCGCTTCATTCCTCTCGGCGAGGCTATGATGACCGATCAGTCATTGCGCCAAGTGCTTGCGGCGTGTCTTTCGGAGCGTGGCCTTCCTCAAGAAGTGGAAGACCATCTTGCCGAGTCGGCAGGCAGTGATGAGGAACGGGTCGAGCTGCGGTTGACCGTCCTCGCGCTGCGGCAGTTATCAAGTGCAGCGCTTCCCCGTTCATTCGCCCTCGACGAGCTGAGCGTTGCGCGCTACCGTCGCCGCCGGCGCGCGCGGCCGCTCGCATGGGCCCTGCGCTCGCTCATCGCCGCGGCAGCCGTGCTCTTTCTGGTCGTCGGCGCCGGCGATCTCCGTCAAGCGCTCGATCCTCCCGCGCCGGTCCCTCCTCTTGCGGCTACCTCGCAGACCCAAGCGCTTGCCGCCGAAGTGGCGACCGACTCGCTGGCCTCTCGCGGCGGAGGCGCAGTGCCCGCGCTGCCAACCGCGGTCTATCGCGGGCTGGAAGTCGCGCTCGTGAGCGTCGCCGCGGCGGCCGGCGGCGCGCTCTGGTGGCTGTCGCGCCGCACGCGCGCCTGATGGTCCGCCTGCGCGCGCTAGCAGCGCTTGGCGCGCTCCTCCTTGTCGGCTGCGCGATTGGGCAGCCGAGCGGTTCACCGTCCGTGGAGCCCCCGGTCCCGCCGGAAGCTGCTCCGCTCGTTGCTCAGGCGAAAGCCAAGCTCGCCCTCGAGAAAGGCCGCGATCCGAGTGCAGTGCTTCTGCAGCGCATCGAAGCGACCACCTTCAACGACACCAGCCTCGGCTGCCCAGAGCCCGGACGCAGCTATCTCCAGGTCCTCACCCCTGGCTATATCATCACGCTCCGGCTCGACGCTGCCACGTACACCTATCACGCCGGTCGCGATACGGTTGTTCGCTGCGACGGCAAGTAGCGGCGCGCGGCGGCGACGAGAGACCGGCATCACGCAGCGGGCGGCGCCACCCTCCATGAGCCGCTGCCCGCCTCGCGGTGAGGATCGCTTAGGCGTACTGCTGCAGGTAGGCGATTGCGTCAAACGGCCGGCCGCGTTCGGCGGTCCAAGCGCCGATCTTCGCGTGGTAGTCGACCCGGCGCTCGTCTTTGTAGAAGACGCCGAGGTGCACCTTCTCCTCGGTGAGAGCAAGGCGGATGGCCGCTTCGCGGTCGGTTGGATCGTAGTCCGGAGGCAGGTCCTCCACGAGCGCGTCGAAGTAGTTATAGGTGTTGTTGAACTCGGTGCAGGGGCTCTCGACGTGGAGGAAACTGAAGCCCTTGTGGTTGTAGGCCTCGACGATCAGGTCCTCCAGCTGCTTCGGCTTGGCGCTGTAGGCGCGCCCCACCCAGCCGGCGCCGAAGGCGAGGGCGAGCAGCACGGGCGAGAGCGGCTGCACGACCGCGCCATACGGCGTGCTCTTCGTCTTGTGGCCGAGGGGGCTGGTCGGCGACGTTTGCCCCTTCGTCAGGCCGTAGGTCGAGTTGTCCATACAGATGACGGTCAGGTCGATATCGCGCGCTGCGCCGTGAGGCGTGTGGCCGGCGCCGATGGAGAAGAGGTCGCCATCGCCGCCGAAGACGAAGACCGACAGCTCCGGCCGCGCCAGCTTGAGGCCGGTCGCTACCGGAAGCGCGCGGCCGTGCAAGGTGTGCATGCCGTAGGTCTTGACGAAGTAGGGCAGGCGGGAAGAGCAGCCGATGCCGGAGACGACGACCGTATCCTCGCGCCGCAGCCCGAGGCGCGCCATCGCCTTGTAGGTCGCTGAGAGGACGGCGAAGTCGCCGCAGCCTGGGCACCAGACCGGCTTCACCTCGCTGCGGTAGTCTTTCATCGTCAGCGGGGCGGGGGCGACATCAACCACGGGCTTCCTCCTCGATGCGGGCCAGAATTTCACCGGCGGTGAAGGGCAGCCCGCCGAACTTATTGACATTGATCGTTGCGATGCCGAGCGAGGCGCGGAGGTGACGCGCCAGCTGGCCTGAGTAATTATGCTCCACGACGAGGATCTTCGTTTTGTCGGCGAAGAAGGAGCGCAGCTGGTTCTCGGGCAGCGGGTTCAGCACGCGCAGGTGAAGCGAGACTGCCGGGATCCCTTTGGCGTTTGCGCGGTCGACCGCTTCGAGGATCGCCCCTTCGCTTGCGCCCCAGCCGACGACGACGAGCGGCGCGGTGGGATCGCCGTGGAGCGGGAGGGGCTCCTGCTCGAGCTCAGCGCGCAGCGTCTCCAGCTTGCGGAAGCGCTTCAATGTCATCGCGACATGATTGTCGGCGTCAAGGTCGGGGTGGCCATACTCGTCATGCTCGAGACCGGCCGAGACGAACATGCCGTTTTTCTCGCCCGGGATCGCCATCGGCGAGATGCCGCTCGGCGTGATCTTGTAGCGCGCGTAGTTGGCCAAGTCTTCGGCGGTGGGCGCTTCTCGCTCGTAGACCGGGATCGTCGACAGGTCCGGCATCTGAAGCGATTCTGTCCGGTGGGAGAGCGACTGGTCGGAGAGGAAGATCACCGGCACCTGGTACTTCCAAGCGATGTTGAAGGCGCGGACGATCTGACGGAAGCAGTCTTCGACGGAGCCGGGCGCGATGACGACGCGCGGGAAATCGCCGTGGCCGCCGTAGAGCGCGTGATTGAGGTCCGCCTGCTCGAGCTTGGTCGGCATCCCCGTGCTTGGGCCGGAGCGCTGGGCGTCGACGATGACGAGCGGAATTTCTGACATGCCGGCAAGGCCGGTCACTTCGGCCATCAAGGTGAAGCCGGGCCCCGAGGTGGCCGTCATCGCCTTGACGCCGCCATAGCTGGCGCCGACGACCATGCTCGCTGCCGCTATCTCGTCCTCGGCCTGGATCATCACGCCGCCCAATTTCGGCAGTTCGCGCGCCATCGCTTCCATGATGTCGGAGGCAGGCGTGATCGGATAGCCCGCAAAGAAGCGGCATCCAGCATAGAGCGCGCCGGCGACAATCGCTTCATTGCCGCTCATCACCAAGCGCCCGGGGCGCTTTTCGATTGGCGGCAGGTAATACGGGTCTTGCTTGACGAGGTTGCGCTTTGCGTAGTCGTAGCCGATTTGCAGCGATTCGAGGTTCTTCTGGAGCAGCTCGGCGCGGCGGGCGAGCCGGCTGCGGACGACCCCTTCCAGTTCGGCGGGCTCGAGGCCGAACAGCTGGCAGAGCGCGCCGAGCAGGATCAGGTTCTTTCCCCGCATGAAGTCCTGCTGGCGCGCGATGGCGGTCATCGGCACGGCATACTGCGTCTGGTTATGGCCGTTGGCTTCGGGTTTCACCTGATCTGGGTCGTAGACTAGGACGCCGCCGTCACGCAGCTGGTCCTTGTGGATCTCGTACGCTTCTTGGTTGAAGCAGACGAGGATGTCTGGCGCGTCGCCGAGCGACCCGACCTTCTCTTTTCCGATCCGGATCTGGTACCACGCGTGACCGCCCTTGATCTCGGCAGGGTAAGTGCGAAAAGTGAAAATGTCGTATCCGGCTCGGGCGGCGCCGGCGGTAAACATGTCGCTGGCGCTGATCACGCCTTCGCCACCTTCGCCGCCAAGGCGGATCACGAGATCAGACTGTGGCACTCGGGCATCCTCCTCCAGCGCGTGTCGCGCTGCTCGATGGAACGATATTCAGCGCGGCGATGCGCTCACCGCGCGACACCCGCTCGGCACGACGCGAACGGTCGGCTCCTCGCGCGAACAAGGGGCGGCGCGTCTCAGCAGTGAGGAGCCTCGCCTGCAAGCGGCAAGCACTAAAGAGTAGCAGCCGCTTTCCAACGCGATCAAGCGACCGCTGTTCGATCTGTTGATGGCGCTGGGCTCCTCGGCTCAGCGCCATCATCTGCGTCATCGGCGAGCGCTCAGCTGCGGAAGGACAAGGTGTCGAGTAGCGGCGCGCGATCGAAGCGTTTAACGACGCCCTGCAGTGTCGGCGTGTACATATGGATTTCGGTGGTTTGAACGAGGAAGAGGTAGGGCGGGTCTTCGTGCAGCACCTCGAGCGCTTTCCAGATCAGTTCCTCGCGCTTCTTCGGGTCAGTTTCAGTGCGCGACTGCAGGAAGTAGCGGTCGAATTCTGGGTTCTCATAATACCGCGTTGCCGGCGGCTGCCCTGACCAGAACCAGACGAGCGCGGCGTCAGCATCCATAAACGGCGTCGTTATCAGCCCAGACGCCCAGAGCGGCGCGCGCTGCACCCGGCCGAAAATCTTATCTTCGACCGTGGCCTGATCGACAATCTGGTCGAAACTGGCGCGAATGCCGATCGCTCGCAGCTGATCCTGGACGAACAGCCCGACTTGAGCGATATCCGCACGGTCGACTTTCGCTTCGAGTTTCAGGTCGAAGCCGTTGGGATATCCGGCTTCTGCCAACAGCCGGCGCGCCAACGCCGGGTCGTAGGGATACGGCTTCAGGGTCGGATGGTAGCCGAAGACGCCCGGCTGGAGAAATTGCCCCTGTTCGACTTGGGTATAGCCGCGGTAGATGCTCTTGACGATCGCCTCTTTATCGATGGCGTAGTTGATCGCCTGTCGCACCCGCTTGTCGCGCAACGGCTCGTAGTAAATCGCGGTCATGCGGTAGCCGCCGGAAGAGCCGGCGTCGAGTTGCACTGCCTGAAAGCCGGCGGCCTTCAGCGCATCGACTTGGTCGATCGGCGTGGCGCTGATGTAATGCAGCTCTCCTGAGCGCAGCCCGGCGACACGCGCCGATGCTTCAGGCACATTCTTGATAATCACCTCGCTAAACTTGCTCTTCCGCCAGGGATGCTCCGTGTGGGGGACAAGGACCAGCCGGTCGCCCGGAAAGAACTCTTTCACCTTGAACGGCCCGCTTCCGACCGGCCGCAGAGTGAACTCATCGTCGCCGACACGTTCGAGATAGCCTTTCGGCAGGATCGACAGGTAGGCCATTCGCTTCAGCAGCAGCACGTCGACAGATTTGGTCCGGACGCGCACCGTTTTGTCGTCGATCGCCTCTGCGCCCTCGAGGGTGGGAAAGCGTGAAGCGCCGATCGGGTAGCGCTTCTCGGGGTCGATGGCGCGGTTGACTGAGAACGCGACATCGATTGCCGTGAGCGGGGTTCCATCATGGAACCGGCCATCTCCTCGGAGCGTGAACTCGTAGGTCTGCGGGTCGATCACTTTCCACGCCGAGGCGAGCATCGGCTGGACATCGCGGCCGGTCGGGTCTTGGGTCAGGAGCTGTTCGAAGATGTCGAACCGCCGCCCCTCCATACCGATCGAAATAAACGGATGCAGCGTCGGCTGCAGGAAGGAGAACCCCCAAACGAATCGTTGCGGCTGCGGCGGGGCCGGAGCGCGGCCACCGGTTGGCGATGCGGCGGGGTTCGGCGCGCAACCGGCGACAAGGACGACAAGAGCGAGGACGGCGGCGACGCGCGATCGAAGCATCGTAGAGCGACCTCCCGGCGATACACAGTGCCTTACGGGCATTCAGTATATCATATAGGTCCCTTTACGACAGAATAGTGCGCGCGCTCTCCTTCACGCTTGCGCACCGCGGCGGTGCCAGCCGATGCTTCTCCGGCTCGACGGATTCAGCTGCCGCTCCGGTGGGATTACGCGGCCGCGGTTGTGGCGGTAATGTCGCTGACGAACCGCCGCGCTGGCGGGAGGCGGCAGGGCGCCGCACGCTCAGCGGGCCCGCCGGTTGGGCGCGAGACTGCCCCGACCGGTCTCGGCGGCGGCGCGCAAGAAGGGCGATCAACCGGACTGGTCTTGCTCGCTGACCCGCTCCCAACTGCCGCCGAGCGCCGCGCGCTGGATCGCTACCAGTTCGCGGATGCCCGCCTCGGCGAGGTCGATCAGCCGGTTGGCGGCGGCCCGGTCAAACGGCGCTCCTTCCGCTGTCCCTTGGATCTCGACGAAACGACCGCTCGAGGTCATGACGACGTTGAAGTCCACCGCAGCGCGAGAATCTTCCTCGTAGGCAAGGTCGAGGAGCGGCTCGCCGTCGACAATGCCGACCGAGATCGCCGCAACGGCCTCTTTGATCGGCCAGCGGCTTACCGTCTCCTCCGGCAGCGCGCGCAAGGCGGAGACGACGGCGACGAACGCGCCCGTGATTGAGGCGGTGCGCGTTCCGCCGTCGGCTTGAATGACGTCGCAGTCGATAAGCAGCGTCCGCTCGCCCAGCGCCTCGAGATCGACGACCGCGCGCAGCGCCCGCCCAATCAGCCGCTGAATTTCGACAGTGCGGCCGCCCTGCTTGCCGCGTGCTGCCTCGCGCTCGCTGCGGGTGTGGGTTGCCCGCGGCAGCATGCCGTACTCGGCTGTCAGCCAGCCCCCCTTGCCGAGCCGGAAAGCGGGGACGCGCTCCTCGATGGTCGCCGTGCAGATGACGCGCGTCTTGCCGCACTCGATCAGCGCTGAGCCTTCAGCATGCTCGATATAGCCGGGGATGATCCGGACCGGCCGCAGGGCGTCAGCCGCTCGTCCATCAGCGCGCATCGCGATCCTCCTCAGGGCCAAGCAATTCCGGCGCGACCTCGGCGGCAATCTCGGGCCAATCGCGTTCCCAGACGCGCTGTCCGCGCTCCTCAAACTCGCCGGGCGCCAAGATCCCCTTTTCC
The DNA window shown above is from Dehalococcoidia bacterium and carries:
- a CDS encoding NAD(P)/FAD-dependent oxidoreductase, with protein sequence MVPDWIVAGAGHNGLTAACYLAKAGERVLALDQADVAGGGASTREWTLPGYKHNLHAMRVRGLTVGPVYEELELARYGVELVLRDEFSAHVFDDGRAIVRYVDLERTVRDMARFSARDAKAYRDLFFETQDLRESARRRRAGWPAPPSGPPPIDPDRPLSATLNRWYHSSLLQVVREVFEDEHVQVFMRGSAQAVSYPADVPLTGLDLVLGIMAIHSSPLHLIRGGSAMVARALERILSEHGGAVRTNARVREIVVEGGRAVGVRLETGEEIRAAKGVIAGFGHKVLLETVDHALLPDDFVRPIERFRGEEIVLFAVHGAVEGPVHYHAAADNPDVDRCLDVTFGLNSLLDLVKQYNDCREGALPRVLGGFCDIPSVWDPSYAPPGGHVIDIGINVPYRLAGGPERWDEVAADLGARLVDSWLRYVDLPKSRILKTFPYSPLDIVRGNPSFFEASPIQGSVLPDQMGIFRPAYGWAEYATPIAGLYVAGSTAHPMGGISGIPGRHCATRIARDYGIPAWWPSFLVP
- a CDS encoding acetyl-CoA carboxylase carboxyltransferase subunit alpha, which translates into the protein MQRKSARPRTAKNAPLTAWDHVQLARHPARPYTLDYVKYCFRDFVELRGDRLFRDDRAIVGGLAKRGERTVVVIGHQKGRTAAENVERNFGMPQPEGFRKALRLMRLGEKFGVPVITFIDTPGASPDKEAEERGQAKAIADNLLAMASLRVPLIGVVIGEGNSGGALAIGLVDRLLMLEHAYFSVVSPEGCASILWRDPKYAPDAAEAMRITARDLLDLGLIDEVIPEPGNGAHADPAAAARAVGQALDRHLAELTARPIEALLEARYARYRAFGVVLDPASVAMGV
- a CDS encoding sigma-70 family RNA polymerase sigma factor — translated: METDEIAASPAAQTPPEPASAEEEQLILASQAGDIQAFNQLIERYQTQVYNLCRRMLGDPELAADATQETFLNAFEHIGRFRGGTLKTWLLRIAANACYDVMRHRKRRPATSLDEILDDEDDPKDFAGNGELPEQFALRRELRQLLLRALNQLPPEQRMVVILSDIQGLSYDEIAEVTRAELGTVKSRLSRARAKLRDFLERHRELLPRDYRQQE
- a CDS encoding 2-oxoacid:ferredoxin oxidoreductase subunit beta; this encodes MVDVAPAPLTMKDYRSEVKPVWCPGCGDFAVLSATYKAMARLGLRREDTVVVSGIGCSSRLPYFVKTYGMHTLHGRALPVATGLKLARPELSVFVFGGDGDLFSIGAGHTPHGAARDIDLTVICMDNSTYGLTKGQTSPTSPLGHKTKSTPYGAVVQPLSPVLLALAFGAGWVGRAYSAKPKQLEDLIVEAYNHKGFSFLHVESPCTEFNNTYNYFDALVEDLPPDYDPTDREAAIRLALTEEKVHLGVFYKDERRVDYHAKIGAWTAERGRPFDAIAYLQQYA
- a CDS encoding 2-oxoacid:acceptor oxidoreductase subunit alpha — its product is MPQSDLVIRLGGEGGEGVISASDMFTAGAARAGYDIFTFRTYPAEIKGGHAWYQIRIGKEKVGSLGDAPDILVCFNQEAYEIHKDQLRDGGVLVYDPDQVKPEANGHNQTQYAVPMTAIARQQDFMRGKNLILLGALCQLFGLEPAELEGVVRSRLARRAELLQKNLESLQIGYDYAKRNLVKQDPYYLPPIEKRPGRLVMSGNEAIVAGALYAGCRFFAGYPITPASDIMEAMARELPKLGGVMIQAEDEIAAASMVVGASYGGVKAMTATSGPGFTLMAEVTGLAGMSEIPLVIVDAQRSGPSTGMPTKLEQADLNHALYGGHGDFPRVVIAPGSVEDCFRQIVRAFNIAWKYQVPVIFLSDQSLSHRTESLQMPDLSTIPVYEREAPTAEDLANYARYKITPSGISPMAIPGEKNGMFVSAGLEHDEYGHPDLDADNHVAMTLKRFRKLETLRAELEQEPLPLHGDPTAPLVVVGWGASEGAILEAVDRANAKGIPAVSLHLRVLNPLPENQLRSFFADKTKILVVEHNYSGQLARHLRASLGIATINVNKFGGLPFTAGEILARIEEEARG
- a CDS encoding ABC transporter substrate-binding protein translates to MLRSRVAAVLALVVLVAGCAPNPAASPTGGRAPAPPQPQRFVWGFSFLQPTLHPFISIGMEGRRFDIFEQLLTQDPTGRDVQPMLASAWKVIDPQTYEFTLRGDGRFHDGTPLTAIDVAFSVNRAIDPEKRYPIGASRFPTLEGAEAIDDKTVRVRTKSVDVLLLKRMAYLSILPKGYLERVGDDEFTLRPVGSGPFKVKEFFPGDRLVLVPHTEHPWRKSKFSEVIIKNVPEASARVAGLRSGELHYISATPIDQVDALKAAGFQAVQLDAGSSGGYRMTAIYYEPLRDKRVRQAINYAIDKEAIVKSIYRGYTQVEQGQFLQPGVFGYHPTLKPYPYDPALARRLLAEAGYPNGFDLKLEAKVDRADIAQVGLFVQDQLRAIGIRASFDQIVDQATVEDKIFGRVQRAPLWASGLITTPFMDADAALVWFWSGQPPATRYYENPEFDRYFLQSRTETDPKKREELIWKALEVLHEDPPYLFLVQTTEIHMYTPTLQGVVKRFDRAPLLDTLSFRS
- the rph gene encoding ribonuclease PH, with product MRADGRAADALRPVRIIPGYIEHAEGSALIECGKTRVICTATIEERVPAFRLGKGGWLTAEYGMLPRATHTRSEREAARGKQGGRTVEIQRLIGRALRAVVDLEALGERTLLIDCDVIQADGGTRTASITGAFVAVVSALRALPEETVSRWPIKEAVAAISVGIVDGEPLLDLAYEEDSRAAVDFNVVMTSSGRFVEIQGTAEGAPFDRAAANRLIDLAEAGIRELVAIQRAALGGSWERVSEQDQSG